In Halobaculum sp. XH14, a single genomic region encodes these proteins:
- a CDS encoding ABC transporter permease — protein MARRELASLRSEKTIVLALLIQLFVAAFSSFLVVGLVSLYDPGAGEGITVETAVAGDDARQLLAAVGEADAMEGRLYDSTGAAADAFADRRVDAALLVTETPGNRYEVRVLVPDGNVGTTVVVTQARQALRAFERTERGQREAYLESQTLALPHGSNASPYFGFTYTVLVPLLLFLPVFIAGSVTVDSLTEELERGTLELLRVAPVTMTDIVEGKLLAAAGLAPLQAALWLALLSFNGTAIAPGTSAFETAVGVAGLLALVAAAAAIVTSMGATLALVAPDRRAAQTVYSVGVLGLFGAAALSPVNPANVGARLAVGSADAATFLTVGALVVGGVAALLGARHVVGRYSPA, from the coding sequence ATCGCGCGCCGGGAACTGGCGTCGCTCCGGAGCGAGAAGACCATCGTGCTCGCGCTGCTCATCCAGCTGTTCGTCGCGGCGTTCTCCTCGTTCCTCGTCGTGGGCCTCGTCTCGCTGTACGACCCCGGGGCGGGCGAGGGGATCACCGTCGAGACGGCGGTCGCCGGCGACGACGCCCGACAGCTCCTGGCGGCGGTCGGCGAGGCGGACGCGATGGAGGGCCGGCTGTACGACTCGACCGGGGCGGCGGCGGACGCGTTCGCCGACCGCCGGGTCGACGCGGCGCTGCTCGTGACGGAGACGCCGGGGAACCGGTACGAGGTCCGGGTGCTGGTGCCCGACGGGAACGTCGGCACGACGGTCGTCGTGACCCAGGCACGGCAGGCGCTCCGCGCGTTCGAGCGCACCGAGCGCGGCCAGCGGGAGGCGTATCTCGAATCCCAGACTCTCGCGCTCCCGCACGGGTCGAACGCCTCGCCGTACTTCGGCTTCACCTACACGGTGCTGGTCCCGCTACTGTTGTTCCTCCCGGTGTTCATCGCCGGGTCGGTGACGGTCGACTCGCTCACCGAGGAGCTCGAACGCGGGACGCTCGAACTGCTCCGCGTCGCGCCGGTGACGATGACCGACATCGTGGAGGGGAAACTGCTGGCTGCGGCCGGGCTGGCACCGCTCCAGGCGGCGCTCTGGCTGGCGCTGCTCTCGTTCAACGGGACCGCCATCGCGCCGGGCACGTCGGCATTCGAGACGGCAGTCGGCGTCGCCGGCCTGCTCGCGCTCGTCGCGGCCGCGGCGGCCATCGTGACGTCGATGGGCGCGACGCTCGCGCTCGTCGCGCCGGACCGCCGGGCCGCACAGACGGTGTACTCGGTCGGCGTCCTCGGCCTGTTCGGCGCGGCGGCGCTCTCGCCCGTCAATCCGGCGAACGTCGGCGCGCGGCTGGCGGTCGGGAGCGCGGACGCGGCGACGTTCCTGACCGTCGGCGCGCTGGTCGTCGGCGGCGTGGCCGCGCTTCTGGGCGCACGGCACGTGGTCGGTCGGTACTCGCCAGCGTAG